The Jannaschia sp. M317 DNA segment GGTACGCGCAGCCCGGTCGTCCGATTGTCACGCCCCCATTCCAGATTGATCGGCGCGGCGAAGTCGCGAACATAGCGGCGATAGCTGTTCACGTAGGGGGCCAGCAGGGCAATAACCGACGGCAGGTGCGTCTGCATCCCGCCGATAAAGTGCATGAATTCATCGGTTTCCGTGCCGTCGCCGCCGTCGAACAGGTTTCGGCCCGTGGCACGGTCGACGACCGAATGGTGCATGTGCATGGCCGATCCGGGTTCATCCTGGATGGGCTTGGCCATGAAGGTGGCATAGCAGTCGTGGCGCAGGGCGGCTTCACGGATCAAGCGTTTGAAATAGAAGATCTCATCGGCCAGCTTGACGGGGTCGCCGTGGCGCATGTTCATCTCTACCTGGCCGGACCCGCCCTCCTGCAGGATGCCGTCGATCTCCAACCCCATGGCTTCGGCATAGTCGTAGATGTCGTCGATCACGGGGCCGTATTCGTCCACGGCTGACATGGAATAGGCCTGCCGCCCCGCTGCCCGTCTGCCGGACCGGCCCATCGGGGGCTCGACCGGTTTGGATGGATCGGTGTTGCGGGCGACAAGATAGAACTCCATCTCCGGGGCGACGACCGGCTCCCAACCGCGCGCATGGTAAAGATCGACGACCCTTTTCAAAACGTTGCGCGGAGCGGTGTGGACCGGATCCCCGGCCTGATCGTGCATGTCGTGGATGACCTGCATGGTCCAGTCAGCCGTCCAGGGCGCGGCGCAGGCGGTTTCGAAATCCGGGGTCAGGATCATGTCCGGCTCAAGGAAGGCGGTGTCGCCGTCCTCGGCCCAATCGCCGGTGATGGTCTGCTGAAAGATGGAGTTGGGCAGGTAGAACCGGGCCTGTTTGGCGAATTTGGCTGCGGGCATGGCCTTGCCGCGCGCAATGCCGGACAGGTCGGCCACGATGCATTCAACTTCGTCCAGGCGTCGCCCGTCCAGATAGGCGCGGGCATGGTCCGGGATCTGTGACAGCCAGTCAGACATGGACCACCCGTGTCTTGAGAAAGCGCGCGATGGCGTCGCCCATCCGGTCGGATTGGACCGGCAATGCGATGTCGCGGCTTGCCTGGTCCATCCGGTCGTCGGGGTAGGTGCCGGTCCCGCGCCGTCGGTGAACCAGGTCGCCGATCAGGCGGTTCTGGAATTCCGGATGGGCCTGCACGGTAAATGCGCGGGTGCCGTAGACGAGCATCGCGTTCTCGCAGAAATCGTTCTGCGCCAGTCGTTTGGCATCGGTCGGCAAGGTGATGACCTGATCCTGATGCCAGGCGTTGAGTGCGATGGGATCTGCCCCTTCGATGGCATAATCCCGGCGACCGACCGACCAGCCGCCATCGAACTTGACGACTGTGCCGCCCAAGGCGCGCGCGATGATCTGGTGGCCAAAGCAGATGCCGACCAACGGGCGATCGGCGGCATAGATGTCGCGGACGAACTGTTCCAGCGGCGCGATAAAGGCGTGGTCCTCGTAGACCCCGTGCCTGGACCCGCTGACGATCCAGGCATCGGCGGCAAGGGCGGTTTCAGGAAAGGCCATGCCCTCCACGTCCCAGCTTTGAAAGGTGAAGCCGTGGCCATCGAGGAGGCGGGCGAACATGGCGTCGTAGTCGCCATGAACCGGTTGCAGGGGGTCGAGCAGGTGCCCGCACATGAGGATGCCGATATGCATGGGGTTTTCCAGTTGGGATTGTGGCGACGCTAGGCGCGGCGCGCGGGCTGGGCAAGGTGCTTGCACATGTCTCGGCCGTTGGCCATGCTCTCTCAAGCCAGATTTCGCGTGTTTCCGTCTTGCTGATGTCGGGGTTTGATCCCATCGACAGGATGCGCAATCACGGGGGGATACCGCCGAAGGAAGAACGCCATGATTGCACGGTTCACGATGTTTGCGGGGCTCTGCCTTGCCTTGGTCGCTTGCCAGGACGCACCAGAGGCCGGCGTGCCGGCCGCCAGCCTGTCGAGCGGCGGGGCCACCGGTGTCTCCGATGTACGCCCATCTGGCGGCGCGCTTGGTTTGACCAACACGGAGCGGGGCGCGCGCGGTCTGGGCACCCTGTCCCGCGATGATCGTCTTTTGCGGGCGGCGCGCAAGCACGTCGCCTGGATGGCCAAGAATGGCCGGATGAGCCATCGCGGTACTGGCGGCAGCACGATGAGCGATCGGATCAAGGCCGAAGGCTACCGCGCCTGTTTCGCCGCCGAGAACGTGGCCTTCGGCCAAAAGACGGCCACCGATGTGACCGAGGCCTGGATGGCGTCCAAGGGGCACCGGACCAACATCCTCGACCGCCGGGCGCAACACGGGGCCGTGGCCCATGCGGTCGACGGGGCCGGTCAGACCTATTGGGTGATGGTGCTGGCGCGGCCCTGCTGAGGATCAGACGGTATCGAGGTAGAGGTCCATCCGCTCCGCTTCGGTCAGCTCTTCGATGTCGCGCAGCTCCTGCCGTTTGGTCAGGACCATGTTCTCGATCAATCCCTGCGGCAGCAGACGACGCGTCCAAGGGTCGGTTTCGAAGCGGTCGATGGCCTCGGCCCAAGTGCCCGGCGTCTGGGGCAGGTCCAGCGCATAAGCGTTGCCGGTGATCGGCGCGGTCGGTTCCGCCGCATCCTCGATGCCACGCAGCGCGGCGGCCAGGATCACGGCCAGCAGCAGATAGGGGTTCACGTCTCCGCCTGAAATACGGTGCTCGATCCGGCGCGCGACATTCGGGCTGGACGGGATGCGAATGGCCGCTGTGCGGTTTTCGTAGGCCCAGGCCAGACCCGTGGGGGCATGGGCCCCCGGCACCAACCTGTCGTAGCTGTTGAGATGGGGCGCAAAGATCAGGGTCGATGCGGGCGCGGCGGCCAACAGTCCGGCGACCGCGTGGCGCAACATGTCGGACCCCTGCGGCGTGCCATTGTCGAACACGTTGCGCCCCTCGGCGTCGAGAACCGAGAAATGCACATGCATCCCGTTGCCCGCATAATCCGGGTAGGGTTTCGCCATGAAGCTGGCGGCAAAGCCGTGGCGCCGCGCCAGCCCGCGCAGGGCCAGCTTGAACAGCCAGGCGTCGTCGGCCGCCTTCAGCGCGTCGGGCTGATGGGCCAGATCGATTTCGAACTGGCCGATCCCCGCCTCGGAGATGGCGGTGTTGGCCGGAATGTCCATCGCTTCGCAGGCGTCGTAAAGCTGGGTGAAGAACCCGTCAAAGGCATCCAGTGCGCGCATCGACAGCGTTTCGGCACCCGGACGCCGCTTGCCCGAGACCGGTGATTTGGGCACCCGCAGCTGCCGCGTGGAATCGTCGATCAGGTAGAATTCCATCTCGGTCGCGACCACGGGCGTCAGGCCCCGTTTGGCATAGCTGGCCAGAACGGCGGCCAGCGCATGACGCGGATCGCCTGCAAACGGCCGCCCGTCACCGTGGTACATCCACACCGGCAACAGGGCCGTCGGCGTGTCCAGCCAGGGCATTGGCACAAATCCACGTTCCGTGGGCTTCAGGATGCCGTCAGCATCGCCGGTGTCGAACACCAGCGGGCTGTCTTCGATATCCTCGCCCCAGATATCGAGATTCAGGATCGAGAAGGGAAAGCGCGTGCCCTCCGTCTCCAGCTTGTGCGCGAAACGGCGGGGGATGCGTTTGCCCCGCGCCTGAGCATTCAGGTCACAGGCGGCGGCGCGGACGGAGTGGATGTGGGGATTGGCATGCAGCCAGCCCTGGGCTTGGTCGACGGGTGCGTCGTTCATCTGATGATCTGGGGTAGCAGCCGGGGGCGTCGCCCTGCGGCCTGGGGGAGGTGCCGGTTCAGGTGCCGGTTGATCGCTCCCATGATCCCGATGATCACCAGGGTCAAGAGGATGAAATACCCGGCGAGGATCGGATAGGGCACGAAGGGATTGAACGTCTTGTCTGCGAAGTACTGCGCGTAATAAAGCGCGTCGCCCTTTTGTTGCCGTGCCGGAAAGCCGGTGAAGAAGACCAGCGTCGTGGCATGGAACAGAAAGATCGCTTCGTTTGTGTAGGCAGGCCAGGCCAGCCGCAGCATCGTGGGCCAGGTGATGCGCCGGAACTTGACCCAGCCGGTCAGCCCATAAGCCTCGGCCGCTTCCTGGTCACCCTTGGGGACAGATTGCAGGGCACCGTAGAAAATCTCGCCGGAATAGGCCGCCGTGTTGAGAAACAGCACGACCAAAGCTCCGAGCCAGGCCGAGGAGAAGGGTTCGGCCCAAGGGGCCACCTGTTTGAGCGACAAGAACAGGAAGTAGGCAAAGAAGAACTGAATGAAGAGCGGCGACCCTCGGAACAGGAACACGAACCACTGGGCAGGTTTTCTCGCCAGCGGATTGCTGGATGCCTTGCCCACCGCCACCAAGGTCGCCAGCGCGAACCCCGAAATCAGGGCCAGAATGCCAAAATAGACGTTCCAGATCATCCCCGACCCGATCAACGTCACCTGCTGGCAAAGCGTGAAGTCGGTTCGCGGCAACAGCCGTTCCCCGATGCCAAGCGACCGCAGGCCGTAGTCGGCGATCGTGGTGAAACAATCCTCCATCACACGCCTGCCTTTCGCATGGCTTCGCCCGCTGCCGTGGCCTGGCCGCGCGACAGCCGGCGGCCCAGGCGGTCGATCACGATCTCGGAGACGCGGGTAAAGGCGAGATAGAAGATCAGCAGCGCCAGAAAATACCACATCCGCCAATCCGGATGCGGGTAGTCCGAGAAACGGGGGGTCTTGGCCGCCCCCAGTTCACGCGCCCAATAGACGATGTCTTCGACGCCCAGCAGAAACAGCAACGGGGTCGCCTTGATCAGCACCATCCACAAATTGCCCAAACCCGGCAACGCATAGACCCACATCTGCGGCACCACGATCCGGCGAAACGTCTGCCGGCGCGACATGCCATAGGCCTCGGCGGTTTCGACCTGTGCCCGTGGCACGGCCTTCATCGCGCCATAAAGGACGTTCGCCGCGAAGGCCCCGAAGACAATGGCGAATGTCAGCACGGCGATGGCAAAGCCATACCCCTCGTGCACCCATTGCGGCGCAGAGCCGAGCGGAAGCTTGGCCTCGGGGCAGACGAGGAAATCGGTTCCCTGCCGCACCGGTTCGGTCCAGTCCGGGCATTTCACCTGATGGCGCACCCATTCGACCGCCTGGTCCAGGGCGATGACGAAAAACAGGAAAAAGGCGATGTCGGGCACGCCGCGCACGATCGCGATATAGCCCTTGCCGAACCAGCGCAGCGGCGCGAAGTCGCTGCGGGCGGCCATGGCCCCACCGAACCCGAAGGCCAACGCGGTCGGGGCGGTGATCGCCAGCAGGATCAGCACGGTCCCGAAGGCACCGTAGAAATTCATGTGCTTGCCGGTGGTCAGATAACAGACCAGCCAGTTCAGTCCTTCGAGCGTGCCGGGATCAGTGCAGGCGAACATCTACGCGGCCTCTCGCAGGGCTGTCAGCAGGGCGGCGCCGGTTGTCTCGGGGTCTTCCAGCTGCGGCAGGGCATTGAAGATCATCGGAAAGCGGCTCGACCTCGGCTGTGAATCTTTCGTCGGCCAGGGTGAACTGCGCGAAGAAGGTGGCGCGGCCCGCCTCGGACAGCCGAGGGGCGGCCTGGTCGGGGGCGCGACCCGGTGCGAGGTCGGAGCGTCCGAAGCCCGGCATATCGTAGAAATGCACGTGGTAGTGGGCCGCCAGCGCCGGGTTCACGCGTTGCCAGGCATAGGACGAGCAGGGCCAGCCGTGTGCCAGCACCAGCGGAGGTCCCGCGCCCGCGCGCCCGGCAGCAACGCGCCCGGCGGAGGTTTCATATGACTCGGACAGGTCCCACATGGGCGGTCGGGCGGGGCCGGTTGGCCCCGCCGCTCCGGATCACTCGTAGACTTTGGCGTCTTCGCCGAACCACTTGACGATCAGCGCGTTCAGGCTGCCGTCTTCCTTCATGGAGGTGATGGCGGCATCGAACTTGTCACGCAGTTCGGTGTCGCTTTCGCGCAGGCCCATGCCGACGCCTCCGCCCAGCGGCACATCGTCGCCCGCAAAGGTCAGCTCGCCGCCGGATTCCTCGACCGTAGGGGCCAGGGCGTCCTTGTCGGCAAACACTGCGTCTGCCTCGCCATTGCGGACGGCCGCGACGGTTTCGTCGTAGGTGGCATATTCCAGAAGGGTCGCACCGGATTCCGCGATGAACCCGGCCTGGATCGTGTTGGTCTGAGCCGCGACGACACCGCCGGTCAGGTCGGCATCGGCGGACAGGGCGACATAGGCCGAGGCGGCGGGCGGGAAGTAGTTCTGGGTGAAGTCGATGACCTCGTCACGCTCGTCGGTGATGCTCATGCCCGCGATGATCGTGTCGTAGTTGCCCGAGGTGAGGTTAGGGATGATCGAGTCCCATTCGTTGGTGACCCATTCGCAGGTCAGCTCGGCGCGGGCGCACAGCTCATCACCGACCTCTTTCTCGAAGCCGTCGATCTCACCGGCGTCGTTGAGGAAGTTATACGGAGGGTACGCCCCTTCGGTGCCCATGCGAACGACGGAATGGGCATCGGCAAAGGCCATGGTGGCCGTGGCGGCAAGCGCGGCGGCGGTCAGGATCAGTTTCATCTCGGTCTCTCTCTGTTGGTGGGCCGGCCTTGGCGGCAGGTCCCGGTTATGCGGCTGTGGCGGACAGGAACCCGCGCAGCCGGTCTGATTTCGGCTGACCGAAAAGCGTGGCCGGCGGCCCCTCTTCTTCGATCAGGCCCTGGTGAAGGAAAATGACATGGTCGCTGACGTCGTGGGCCAGCTTCATGTCGTGGGTGACGATGACCATGGTGCGGCCTTCGTCGGCCAGCGCCTTGATGACGCGCACCACCTCCTGCTCCAACTCTGGGTCGAGCGCCGAGGTCGGTTCATCGAACAAGAGCGCCTTCGGCTCCATCGCCAACGCGCGGGCGATGGCGGCGCGCTGCTGCTGACCACCGGACAGCTGAGCGGGCCAGGCATCCGCCTTGTCACCGATGCCGACCTTGTCGAGGTATTCGCGGGCCTTCGCCTCCACCTCGGCGGGGTCGCGTTTCATGACCTGAACGGGTGCCTCCATCACGTTCTGAAGAATGGTCATGTGCGACCACAGGTTGAACGACTGGAAGACCATCGACAGGTTTGTGCGGATGCGGGTGATCTGGGCGGCATCGGCGGGGCGACGGGCGTGGGCGCTGCCTTTCCATTTTACCGGTTCTTCGCAGAACAGGATTTCGCCCTGCTGGCTGTCCTCCAGCAGGTTGGCACAGCGCAGAAGCGTGGATTTCCCGGACCCGGACGATCCGATCAGCGACACCACCTGTCCCTGGCACGCCCGCAGGTCCACACCCTTCAGCACTTCCAGATTGCCATAGGCCTTGTGCAGGCCGCGGATCTCGATGACGGGCGGGGATGTGGACAATGGATTTCCTGCGGCTGCTCGTGTCCGCACGTTTACGCCGGAAAACCGGGGCGAATGCAATGGGGGCGCGGCGTCAGAGAC contains these protein-coding regions:
- a CDS encoding glutamine synthetase family protein; translation: MSDWLSQIPDHARAYLDGRRLDEVECIVADLSGIARGKAMPAAKFAKQARFYLPNSIFQQTITGDWAEDGDTAFLEPDMILTPDFETACAAPWTADWTMQVIHDMHDQAGDPVHTAPRNVLKRVVDLYHARGWEPVVAPEMEFYLVARNTDPSKPVEPPMGRSGRRAAGRQAYSMSAVDEYGPVIDDIYDYAEAMGLEIDGILQEGGSGQVEMNMRHGDPVKLADEIFYFKRLIREAALRHDCYATFMAKPIQDEPGSAMHMHHSVVDRATGRNLFDGGDGTETDEFMHFIGGMQTHLPSVIALLAPYVNSYRRYVRDFAAPINLEWGRDNRTTGLRVPVSEPEAKRIENRIAGMDCNPYLGIAASLACGYLGLVNKIDPAPQFTGDAYNSADGIPSHLSEALDLFEEATEIHEVLHPDFARVYAAVKRMEYGAFLQVISPWEREHLLLNV
- a CDS encoding type 1 glutamine amidotransferase; translation: MHIGILMCGHLLDPLQPVHGDYDAMFARLLDGHGFTFQSWDVEGMAFPETALAADAWIVSGSRHGVYEDHAFIAPLEQFVRDIYAADRPLVGICFGHQIIARALGGTVVKFDGGWSVGRRDYAIEGADPIALNAWHQDQVITLPTDAKRLAQNDFCENAMLVYGTRAFTVQAHPEFQNRLIGDLVHRRRGTGTYPDDRMDQASRDIALPVQSDRMGDAIARFLKTRVVHV
- a CDS encoding CAP domain-containing protein yields the protein MIARFTMFAGLCLALVACQDAPEAGVPAASLSSGGATGVSDVRPSGGALGLTNTERGARGLGTLSRDDRLLRAARKHVAWMAKNGRMSHRGTGGSTMSDRIKAEGYRACFAAENVAFGQKTATDVTEAWMASKGHRTNILDRRAQHGAVAHAVDGAGQTYWVMVLARPC
- a CDS encoding glutamine synthetase family protein; the encoded protein is MNDAPVDQAQGWLHANPHIHSVRAAACDLNAQARGKRIPRRFAHKLETEGTRFPFSILNLDIWGEDIEDSPLVFDTGDADGILKPTERGFVPMPWLDTPTALLPVWMYHGDGRPFAGDPRHALAAVLASYAKRGLTPVVATEMEFYLIDDSTRQLRVPKSPVSGKRRPGAETLSMRALDAFDGFFTQLYDACEAMDIPANTAISEAGIGQFEIDLAHQPDALKAADDAWLFKLALRGLARRHGFAASFMAKPYPDYAGNGMHVHFSVLDAEGRNVFDNGTPQGSDMLRHAVAGLLAAAPASTLIFAPHLNSYDRLVPGAHAPTGLAWAYENRTAAIRIPSSPNVARRIEHRISGGDVNPYLLLAVILAAALRGIEDAAEPTAPITGNAYALDLPQTPGTWAEAIDRFETDPWTRRLLPQGLIENMVLTKRQELRDIEELTEAERMDLYLDTV
- a CDS encoding ABC transporter permease, with the translated sequence MEDCFTTIADYGLRSLGIGERLLPRTDFTLCQQVTLIGSGMIWNVYFGILALISGFALATLVAVGKASSNPLARKPAQWFVFLFRGSPLFIQFFFAYFLFLSLKQVAPWAEPFSSAWLGALVVLFLNTAAYSGEIFYGALQSVPKGDQEAAEAYGLTGWVKFRRITWPTMLRLAWPAYTNEAIFLFHATTLVFFTGFPARQQKGDALYYAQYFADKTFNPFVPYPILAGYFILLTLVIIGIMGAINRHLNRHLPQAAGRRPRLLPQIIR
- a CDS encoding ABC transporter permease, with the protein product MFACTDPGTLEGLNWLVCYLTTGKHMNFYGAFGTVLILLAITAPTALAFGFGGAMAARSDFAPLRWFGKGYIAIVRGVPDIAFFLFFVIALDQAVEWVRHQVKCPDWTEPVRQGTDFLVCPEAKLPLGSAPQWVHEGYGFAIAVLTFAIVFGAFAANVLYGAMKAVPRAQVETAEAYGMSRRQTFRRIVVPQMWVYALPGLGNLWMVLIKATPLLFLLGVEDIVYWARELGAAKTPRFSDYPHPDWRMWYFLALLIFYLAFTRVSEIVIDRLGRRLSRGQATAAGEAMRKAGV
- a CDS encoding alpha/beta fold hydrolase translates to MWDLSESYETSAGRVAAGRAGAGPPLVLAHGWPCSSYAWQRVNPALAAHYHVHFYDMPGFGRSDLAPGRAPDQAAPRLSEAGRATFFAQFTLADERFTAEVEPLSDDLQCPAAAGRPRDNRRRPADSPARGRVDVRLH
- a CDS encoding transporter substrate-binding domain-containing protein codes for the protein MKLILTAAALAATATMAFADAHSVVRMGTEGAYPPYNFLNDAGEIDGFEKEVGDELCARAELTCEWVTNEWDSIIPNLTSGNYDTIIAGMSITDERDEVIDFTQNYFPPAASAYVALSADADLTGGVVAAQTNTIQAGFIAESGATLLEYATYDETVAAVRNGEADAVFADKDALAPTVEESGGELTFAGDDVPLGGGVGMGLRESDTELRDKFDAAITSMKEDGSLNALIVKWFGEDAKVYE
- a CDS encoding ABC transporter ATP-binding protein; the encoded protein is MSTSPPVIEIRGLHKAYGNLEVLKGVDLRACQGQVVSLIGSSGSGKSTLLRCANLLEDSQQGEILFCEEPVKWKGSAHARRPADAAQITRIRTNLSMVFQSFNLWSHMTILQNVMEAPVQVMKRDPAEVEAKAREYLDKVGIGDKADAWPAQLSGGQQQRAAIARALAMEPKALLFDEPTSALDPELEQEVVRVIKALADEGRTMVIVTHDMKLAHDVSDHVIFLHQGLIEEEGPPATLFGQPKSDRLRGFLSATAA